The window ACAGCGATCGTCATTGGTTTATCAATTCAAGCCTTGATGTTAGTAGGGGTGATGAAACTAGCCCAAGATAACCCTACCTTAGAAACCAGAGAAATTGAAAAAAATAACACTCCATGAATACTATCACAATTACTTGGATTGGGTTACCTCTATTACTAGGATTTGTTATTTATCTCTTCCCGAAACTAGGAGCATATTTAAGCTTAGCTACAGTTTGTCTATCTATAGTTTATGGGGTTTGGATACTAATCTCTCAAACCTCCTTTGACTTACAGGTACTAGATAATTTTGGTGTCATTCTCAAGATTGACCAATTAAGTGGTTATTTTATCCTCAACAACGCCCTAATCACTCTAGCAGTAATTTTATACTGTTGGCATACTGAAAAAACAGGTTTTTTTTATACCCAATTAACCATAGTCCATACTAGTGTCAATGCTGTATTTATTTGTGCTGACTTACTTAGTCTTTATGTAGCACTAGAAGTTATTGGAATAGTAGTCTTTTTATTAATTGCTTATCCTCGCAACGATCGCTCAATTTGGGTAGCATTACGTTATTTATTTGTTGGTAACGTAGCTATGCTTTTTTATCTAGTAGGAGCAATATTAGTCTATAAAACTAACTATTCCTTTGCTTTAGCAGGGATAAACAATGCACCACCAGAAGCCTTAGCTTTAATGATTATGGCACTATTGAGCAAAGGAGGAGTATTTATTTCAGGATTATGGTTACCCTTAAGCCATTCAGAAGCAGAAACATCCGTAGCCACCATATCAGGAGTTGTGGTTAAAGCCGGAGTATTTCCCCTCTTACGCTTCGCTGAGGTTAGCGATGGGGTGGGAGACATTCTCAGGATTTTTGGAGTGGCTACGGCTTTGATTGGGTCAGTATATGCGATTCTTGACCAAGATACCAAACGTACCCTCGCTTTAAGTACTATTGCTCAAGTCGGTTGGATTATCGCGGCCCCGGCAGTAGGGGGATTTTATACACTAAGTCACGGATTAGCTAAAGCTTCTGCCTTCTTAACCGCGGGAGTATTACCAAGTCGAGATTTTCGAGAATTAGAACGCCAAAAAATCAATACTCGTCTCTCGATAGTGTTAACTATAGCGAGTTTATCGATGATGGGATTTCCTCTGTTAGCAGGTTTTGGAGCGAAAAATTTAACTTTCAACAACCTCTTACCTTGGCAAATCGTAATTATGAATATAGCAGCTGTCTGTACAGCGATAGTTTACGCTAAATTCATCTTTTTACCCTTTGGAGGAAAACAAGAAGTTAGACCAACTTTTTGGTCTGGAGTAATTGTTTTAACCCTTGGTTTGTTCTTAGGGAATGGTTTCTATTTAGAAGCTTATACCATAGCTAATTTAAGCAAAGCTTTAATAATTATCTTGGCAGGTTGTTTAGCTTATGGCTTAATTTTCCGCAAAATCAATATAACCTTAAATCGGGTTTTAGAGGAATTTGACCACCTAATTGGTTTTATGAGTTTAATGTTGATTCTAATATTTTGGATGGTGTTAAAAGTCTGAGAATAAATCCTCTCAATTAGTCAATTTTGCTATATACTAAAAAAAAGATTAAGAAAAAGTTTACATAAATCCAGTGTTAGAAGCTTGCGTATTTGCCACAGTGTTATGTGGGTTTTTTGGAATCATCCTTAAAGAAAACCTGTTAATGAAAATCATTTCCATGGATGTCATGAGTACAG is drawn from Gloeocapsa sp. DLM2.Bin57 and contains these coding sequences:
- a CDS encoding cation:proton antiporter, translated to MLEACVFATVLCGFFGIILKENLLMKIISMDVMST
- a CDS encoding cation:proton antiporter (subunit D of antiporter complex involved in resistance to high concentrations of Na+, K+, Li+ and/or alkali; contains an oxidoreductase domain; catalyzes the transfer of electrons from NADH to ubiquinone); translated protein: MNTITITWIGLPLLLGFVIYLFPKLGAYLSLATVCLSIVYGVWILISQTSFDLQVLDNFGVILKIDQLSGYFILNNALITLAVILYCWHTEKTGFFYTQLTIVHTSVNAVFICADLLSLYVALEVIGIVVFLLIAYPRNDRSIWVALRYLFVGNVAMLFYLVGAILVYKTNYSFALAGINNAPPEALALMIMALLSKGGVFISGLWLPLSHSEAETSVATISGVVVKAGVFPLLRFAEVSDGVGDILRIFGVATALIGSVYAILDQDTKRTLALSTIAQVGWIIAAPAVGGFYTLSHGLAKASAFLTAGVLPSRDFRELERQKINTRLSIVLTIASLSMMGFPLLAGFGAKNLTFNNLLPWQIVIMNIAAVCTAIVYAKFIFLPFGGKQEVRPTFWSGVIVLTLGLFLGNGFYLEAYTIANLSKALIIILAGCLAYGLIFRKINITLNRVLEEFDHLIGFMSLMLILIFWMVLKV